A single window of Rhodamnia argentea isolate NSW1041297 chromosome 5, ASM2092103v1, whole genome shotgun sequence DNA harbors:
- the LOC115740064 gene encoding protein BASIC PENTACYSTEINE2-like translates to MDDDALNMRNWGYYEPSCKGHLNLQLMPTMPERDTKPFLPGRDPTILVAPNGAYHPRDSIVSDAPLQYNYGRDNWMNQREKFFNMLPPNHNYAMLPESSGAHNLQMLQMPDSLRDDRMGRIEEPSPGIKKESPQLKKRQGNGIPKTPKAKKSRKPKDNTNPPIQRAKPPKKSMDVVINGMDMDISGIPIPVCSCTGAPQQCYRWGCGGWQSACCTTQVSMYPLPMSTKRRGARIAGRKMSLGAFKKVLEKLATDGYNFANPIDLRTHWAKHGTNKFVTIR, encoded by the coding sequence ATGGACGACGACGCACTGAACATGCGAAATTGGGGTTACTATGAACCATCCTGCAAAGGACACCTCAATCTACAGCTTATGCCAACCATGCCTGAGCGAGATACGAAACCTTTTCTGCCTGGGCGTGATCCGACCATTCTGGTAGCTCCCAATGGAGCTTATCATCCTAGGGATTCTATTGTTTCGGATGCTCCTCTCCAATACAATTACGGGAGGGACAATTGGATGAACCAGAGAGAGAAGTTTTTCAACATGTTGCCCCCGAATCATAATTATGCTATGCTCCCGGAAAGTTCTGGGGCCCATAATCTGCAAATGTTACAGATGCCTGACTCATTGAGGGATGATAGGATGGGCAGGATTGAAGAGCCAAGCCCGGGGATTAAAAAGGAGAGTCCACAACTGAAGAAAAGGCAGGGCAATGGTATTCCTAAGACCCCCAAAGCCAAAAAGAGCAGGAAGCCGAAGGACAATACAAACCCTCCGATTCAGCGGGCAAAGCCACCAAAGAAGAGCATGGACGTTGTTATCAATGGCATGGACATGGATATATCAGGTATTCCGATACCAGTCTGCTCGTGCACTGGTGCTCCTCAGCAATGTTACCGCTGGGGTTGTGGTGGTTGGCAATCGGCGTGTTGTACCACACAGGTATCAATGTATCCGTTGCCGATGAGCACCAAGCGACGGGGTGCAAGAATAGCTGGGCGGAAAATGAGCCTAGGTGCATTTAAGAAGGTTCTGGAGAAACTTGCAACTGATGGCTACAATTTTGCTAACCCAATTGACCTGAGGACCCATTGGGCCAAACATGGTACCAACAAATTTGTGACTATCAGGTAG